One window from the genome of Cryobacterium sp. GrIS_2_6 encodes:
- a CDS encoding glycosyltransferase: MSIRILQVLLSPRIGGAESLVAALQDAWEDEGIVAKTVYVDPGRAGGRFRRWSELRKEIRFFGPEVIVAHSAIPGVYARSQFLRSIPVISVIHSAQDDHKALKLLIAEKILRRWTAAVVTVSAGQAADYRRHFSDRVPVSVIPNGISDKLPLKEFHASRVRRISEIARVTDQKEPRLWISAAEEFLKIHGDVEFDWWGPFDEDARRKYHLPTLSPISFRGPTTVAGQVLLETDIYFHTSTREAHSIGLLEAAAVGVPIVCSKSVALTLPDHLPAAVFDDGDPLAAAAALEIVVSSFTDCVARAYANATQVRAVSGIVQCRQAYDDVIASVLRPKE; this comes from the coding sequence TTGAGTATTCGTATTCTTCAAGTTCTATTGAGCCCCCGAATTGGTGGGGCGGAATCACTCGTCGCAGCTCTCCAAGACGCTTGGGAAGACGAAGGAATCGTCGCCAAAACGGTTTACGTCGATCCAGGCAGGGCGGGAGGGCGCTTCCGTCGGTGGAGTGAGCTTCGCAAAGAGATCCGTTTCTTTGGCCCGGAAGTAATAGTTGCCCACTCTGCGATACCAGGCGTGTACGCTCGGTCTCAATTTCTTCGAAGTATTCCTGTGATTTCCGTCATTCACAGTGCACAAGACGACCACAAGGCTCTCAAACTCCTTATTGCGGAGAAGATCCTAAGGAGGTGGACCGCAGCTGTCGTTACTGTGAGCGCTGGCCAAGCAGCGGACTATCGGCGACATTTTTCTGATCGAGTTCCTGTCTCGGTGATTCCAAACGGAATTTCAGATAAGTTGCCGCTGAAGGAATTTCACGCAAGCAGGGTTCGCAGGATTTCAGAGATTGCGCGCGTTACCGATCAAAAAGAGCCACGCCTCTGGATTTCTGCTGCCGAGGAATTCTTGAAGATTCACGGTGACGTCGAATTTGATTGGTGGGGCCCCTTCGATGAGGATGCTCGCAGGAAATATCACCTTCCCACGCTTTCACCGATCTCGTTTCGTGGACCAACCACCGTCGCCGGCCAAGTGCTTCTAGAAACAGACATCTACTTTCATACATCAACCCGCGAAGCCCACAGCATTGGTCTCCTAGAGGCTGCTGCCGTCGGAGTGCCGATTGTTTGTTCGAAGAGTGTGGCTTTAACATTGCCCGACCACCTACCCGCCGCCGTCTTCGACGACGGTGATCCTCTGGCGGCGGCTGCAGCGCTCGAGATCGTGGTGAGTTCCTTCACAGACTGTGTCGCGCGCGCCTATGCCAATGCGACGCAGGTACGGGCAGTTTCCGGGATCGTGCAGTGTCGACAGGCTTATGACGACGTCATCGCCTCGGTTCTACGTCCTAAGGAGTAA
- a CDS encoding polysaccharide biosynthesis C-terminal domain-containing protein codes for MYILVARLSGPEDYGSIIVAIALGMTVCTFLDFGSNSLWIREGASGRLNTIQLGDRASAKIGIAAISLSMWTSALVFVPDQSLWVSGPIALATLTSQTAQVGPRRLGKIGIVSITVLADRMAGLVTLATLVYVVRVDALTALWCSLFVGSCVGSILCLALLPRGERLMLGWRITVNPWRGSKYYGLAGVAGGIQSLEMQVIGGIGGSHTVGIFGAVNRWTQPLGLLTNAFSSAAVPFVAAATTWQIAWPTIRRALWLPLTAMGGALLAVCLAPFAVPLLLGSDYDGAIPVLQLLALGTIPGIANQTLAVFLQARGKDRIVSYILFVAAVAQLAAVASLTAVFGAVGAALASSSVQLLPLIGLTLVALRSHPTRWKGRRA; via the coding sequence ATGTACATTCTCGTTGCTAGGCTCAGCGGCCCAGAAGACTATGGATCGATAATCGTTGCGATCGCATTGGGAATGACAGTCTGCACATTCTTGGACTTCGGATCGAATTCGCTCTGGATTCGTGAGGGAGCGAGCGGCCGACTGAACACCATCCAGCTGGGCGATCGAGCGTCAGCGAAAATTGGAATTGCCGCGATCTCGCTCTCAATGTGGACTTCAGCTCTTGTCTTCGTGCCGGACCAGTCGCTTTGGGTCTCAGGCCCGATCGCACTCGCAACTCTGACGTCCCAGACGGCGCAAGTTGGGCCACGAAGGCTGGGCAAAATTGGCATCGTCTCGATTACTGTGCTCGCGGATCGAATGGCAGGATTGGTCACTTTGGCCACGTTGGTATATGTAGTCCGTGTTGATGCGTTGACCGCCCTTTGGTGCTCACTTTTCGTCGGTTCTTGTGTAGGGTCAATTCTCTGCTTGGCTCTCCTGCCTCGCGGTGAGCGGCTGATGCTTGGCTGGAGAATTACCGTCAACCCCTGGAGGGGCTCGAAGTACTATGGCCTTGCAGGTGTCGCCGGTGGTATTCAGTCACTTGAGATGCAGGTAATCGGCGGCATAGGTGGGTCGCACACGGTCGGAATCTTTGGCGCGGTCAACCGGTGGACTCAACCCTTGGGTCTCTTGACGAACGCATTTTCATCGGCAGCTGTTCCATTTGTGGCTGCTGCGACAACTTGGCAGATCGCCTGGCCAACAATTAGGCGGGCACTGTGGTTGCCTCTAACCGCTATGGGTGGCGCCCTGTTGGCGGTCTGTCTAGCTCCTTTCGCTGTCCCCCTCCTGCTCGGTTCGGACTATGACGGCGCGATTCCCGTGCTTCAACTTCTCGCATTGGGGACAATCCCCGGAATCGCAAATCAGACTTTGGCTGTCTTTTTGCAGGCACGGGGCAAGGACAGAATTGTCTCCTACATCTTGTTTGTCGCGGCTGTCGCCCAACTCGCGGCCGTGGCCTCACTCACCGCTGTATTTGGTGCCGTGGGCGCAGCATTGGCATCATCCAGTGTTCAGTTGCTCCCGCTGATCGGTCTAACGCTCGTTGCGCTCCGAAGCCATCCGACAAGGTGGAAGGGTCGCCGCGCTTGA
- a CDS encoding sugar transferase: MSENVIPLAVRAPARPAKSVSRDWRTVYALRLAITDFLVLVWVVFGVQFFWFGLDSADLSIRRTSLDLAVNYTAVSVVLILCWVLMLTIYGSRGYRVLGTGPDEYKLIANASLRLFGLLAIIAFLFKVDVARGYILIAFPIGVAVLVFARWMWRQWLGVQRERGTFSSTVLLVGSVHSATHLAEVLRSSTEAGYRVVGACVPRPAGLEHLPGTTVPVVGDFDELQAALALTGADTVVITSSDDLPAARIRELSWSLEPGRQHLVMAPALTDIGGPRIHARPVAGLPLIHVETPTYDGLKNFAKRSLDIVGSITLLALFSPLLIGIAALVSLTSVGPVIFRQERVGLNGEPFRMLKFRSMTVNADAQLVALLKAQGTIDQPLFKVANDPRFTKIGGFLRRYSLDELLQLFNVVKGDMSLVGPRPQRGGEVALYDSAATRRLFVKPGMSGLWQVSGRSNLSWEDSLRLDLYYVENWSFTGDIVILWRTFKAVFSSDGAI; the protein is encoded by the coding sequence ATGAGCGAGAACGTCATACCGCTGGCAGTGCGGGCACCTGCGCGACCTGCGAAGTCAGTGTCCCGCGACTGGCGCACCGTCTACGCACTCCGGCTAGCCATCACCGACTTCCTCGTATTGGTCTGGGTCGTCTTCGGCGTTCAGTTCTTCTGGTTCGGCCTTGACTCCGCCGACCTGTCCATCCGTCGAACCTCGCTCGACCTCGCGGTGAACTACACCGCAGTGTCCGTGGTCCTGATCCTCTGCTGGGTGCTGATGCTCACGATCTACGGCAGCCGGGGGTACCGGGTGCTCGGAACCGGCCCAGACGAGTACAAACTCATCGCCAATGCGTCCCTGCGCTTGTTCGGCTTGCTCGCCATCATCGCATTCCTCTTTAAAGTGGATGTCGCCCGCGGCTATATCCTCATCGCCTTCCCGATCGGCGTGGCAGTGCTGGTCTTTGCCAGGTGGATGTGGCGTCAGTGGCTCGGGGTGCAACGCGAACGAGGAACCTTTTCTTCGACCGTGCTCCTCGTCGGGTCGGTTCACTCAGCGACCCATCTTGCAGAAGTCTTGAGATCCTCAACCGAGGCTGGATATAGGGTTGTCGGCGCGTGCGTGCCGCGACCGGCCGGATTGGAACACCTCCCCGGCACTACAGTTCCGGTGGTCGGTGATTTCGACGAGCTGCAGGCCGCGCTGGCACTCACAGGAGCCGACACAGTCGTTATCACGAGCAGTGATGACCTGCCGGCCGCACGCATTCGCGAACTGAGCTGGAGTCTCGAACCTGGGCGCCAGCACCTCGTCATGGCCCCTGCCCTCACGGACATCGGTGGTCCTCGGATCCATGCGCGTCCGGTAGCTGGCCTACCGCTGATTCACGTGGAGACACCGACCTACGACGGTCTCAAGAATTTCGCCAAACGGAGTCTGGATATTGTCGGATCGATCACTCTTCTGGCTCTATTTTCTCCCCTTCTCATAGGTATTGCGGCCCTGGTCAGTTTGACTAGTGTCGGGCCGGTCATCTTTCGGCAGGAACGAGTTGGCCTCAATGGCGAGCCATTCCGCATGCTCAAGTTCCGTTCCATGACAGTTAATGCGGACGCCCAGTTGGTCGCCTTGCTCAAGGCGCAAGGAACGATTGATCAACCGCTGTTCAAAGTCGCCAACGATCCACGGTTCACGAAAATTGGTGGATTCCTGCGTCGGTATTCTCTCGACGAACTATTGCAACTTTTCAACGTCGTGAAAGGGGATATGAGTCTTGTGGGCCCGCGTCCTCAGCGCGGGGGGGAAGTCGCCCTCTACGATTCCGCCGCGACACGGCGTCTATTCGTTAAGCCCGGAATGAGTGGCCTGTGGCAGGTTAGCGGCAGATCGAATCTGTCGTGGGAAGATAGCCTCCGGTTAGATCTTTACTACGTTGAGAATTGGTCTTTCACTGGCGACATCGTGATTCTGTGGAGAACCTTCAAGGCTGTGTTCAGCTCAGATGGGGCGATTTGA
- a CDS encoding low molecular weight phosphatase family protein, translating into MTIDSVPTGSTAPAEPPFTILVVCTGNICRSPLAEQLLAARLTAAGVPARVLSAGTYAMVGEGMPDEAAALSIHYGGHPEAHHARQLTAKLVADADLVVTAAREHRSEVVSLHPRASRYAFTLNQLARLTAGLAEAEQAAAVHAAAERTRTDAAAPTAAHAVSLVDAAANPASTLRAYIAEVAASRGLTPPPAAPADDDIEDPYRRSQATYDRVGVAIDAAVRTIATALAGSLGMRV; encoded by the coding sequence TTGACGATTGACTCAGTCCCGACCGGGAGTACAGCCCCCGCCGAGCCTCCGTTCACGATTCTCGTCGTCTGCACCGGCAACATCTGCCGGTCGCCGCTCGCCGAGCAGCTGCTCGCCGCCCGCCTCACCGCGGCCGGCGTTCCCGCCCGAGTGCTGAGCGCCGGCACCTACGCCATGGTCGGCGAGGGCATGCCCGACGAAGCCGCCGCCCTCTCCATCCACTACGGCGGCCACCCCGAGGCGCACCACGCCCGCCAGCTCACCGCGAAGCTCGTCGCCGACGCCGACCTCGTGGTCACCGCCGCCCGCGAGCACCGCAGCGAGGTCGTCTCCCTGCACCCCCGCGCCTCCCGCTACGCCTTCACGCTCAACCAGCTCGCCCGCCTCACCGCGGGCCTCGCCGAGGCCGAGCAGGCCGCCGCCGTACACGCCGCCGCCGAGCGCACCCGAACGGATGCCGCCGCTCCCACGGCCGCCCACGCCGTGTCCCTCGTCGATGCGGCTGCCAACCCCGCCAGCACCCTCCGCGCCTACATCGCCGAGGTCGCCGCGAGCCGGGGCCTCACCCCGCCGCCCGCCGCCCCGGCTGACGACGACATCGAGGACCCCTACCGGCGCTCCCAGGCCACCTACGACCGAGTCGGCGTCGCGATCGACGCCGCAGTCAGGACCATCGCCACCGCCCTAGCGGGTTCACTCGGAATGAGGGTCTGA
- a CDS encoding polysaccharide biosynthesis tyrosine autokinase, with the protein MELRDYIRILRKSWVMILILALVGVAAAATASIVQTPKFSATAKVFVSTQSTGTTSDLAQGNSFTVQRVKTYSDLVATPIVLLPVIASLELGIPADVLSKQITAAAPLDTSIIEITVIDTDPVRAADIANATSLSLTAVVQTIETPASTATGAEPVSPVKLTRAQEATVPSVPVSPNVPLNIALGLLVGLALGVGAAVLRQTLDTRIRSERDVEQITDIPILGGIVFDAKASERPLIVHVDPRSPRAESFRTLRTNLQFLDVGRTDRSFVITSSIQSEGKSTTAANLAIALADSGARVLLIDADLRRPKMADYMGVDGTVGLTDLLVGRAELADIIQPWGKAQLFVLPAGQVPPNPSELLGSARMSYFIGEFNDKFDVVIFDAPPLLPVTDAAILAKNVGGAIIVAAAGRVQKGQLTAAIAALGNVGASVSGLVLTMLPTTGADAYGYGGYGYGYGYGYGETDTLDQTPRKRGPKQKVRN; encoded by the coding sequence GTGGAACTTCGCGACTACATTCGCATCCTCCGCAAGAGCTGGGTGATGATCCTCATCCTCGCGCTCGTCGGCGTCGCCGCCGCCGCTACCGCGTCGATCGTGCAGACCCCGAAGTTCAGCGCCACCGCCAAGGTCTTCGTCTCCACCCAGTCCACCGGCACCACGAGCGACCTCGCCCAGGGCAACAGCTTCACCGTGCAGCGGGTCAAGACCTACTCCGACCTGGTCGCGACCCCGATCGTGCTCCTGCCTGTGATCGCGAGCCTCGAACTCGGCATCCCCGCCGATGTCCTCTCCAAGCAGATCACCGCGGCCGCCCCGCTCGATACCTCGATCATCGAGATCACCGTCATCGACACCGACCCCGTGCGTGCCGCCGACATCGCCAACGCCACGTCGCTGAGTCTCACCGCCGTCGTGCAGACCATCGAGACCCCCGCATCCACGGCCACCGGCGCCGAGCCGGTCTCCCCGGTCAAGCTCACCCGCGCGCAGGAGGCCACCGTGCCGAGCGTTCCGGTCAGCCCGAACGTACCTCTTAATATCGCGCTCGGCCTGCTTGTGGGCCTGGCCCTCGGTGTCGGCGCCGCGGTGCTCCGCCAGACCCTTGACACCCGCATCCGCAGCGAACGCGATGTGGAGCAGATCACCGACATCCCCATCCTCGGCGGCATCGTCTTCGATGCGAAGGCGAGCGAACGCCCCCTGATCGTGCACGTCGACCCGCGCAGCCCCCGCGCCGAGAGCTTCCGCACCCTGCGCACCAACCTGCAGTTCCTCGACGTTGGCCGCACCGACCGCAGCTTCGTCATCACCTCCTCCATCCAGAGCGAGGGAAAGAGCACGACCGCCGCCAACCTCGCGATCGCCCTCGCTGACTCCGGCGCGCGCGTGCTGCTCATCGACGCCGACCTGCGCCGCCCGAAGATGGCCGACTACATGGGCGTCGATGGCACCGTCGGCCTCACCGACCTCCTCGTCGGCCGCGCCGAGCTCGCCGACATCATCCAGCCCTGGGGCAAGGCCCAGCTCTTCGTCCTCCCCGCCGGCCAGGTGCCGCCGAACCCGAGCGAATTGCTCGGCTCCGCCCGCATGTCCTACTTCATCGGCGAGTTCAACGACAAGTTCGACGTCGTCATCTTCGACGCCCCGCCGCTCCTCCCGGTGACGGATGCCGCCATCCTCGCCAAGAACGTCGGCGGCGCCATCATCGTGGCCGCGGCCGGCCGTGTGCAGAAGGGCCAGCTCACCGCCGCGATCGCCGCCCTGGGTAATGTGGGCGCCTCCGTCTCGGGTCTTGTGCTCACGATGCTGCCGACGACCGGCGCCGACGCGTACGGCTACGGCGGCTATGGCTACGGGTATGGCTACGGGTACGGCGAAACCGATACTCTGGACCAGACCCCCCGAAAGAGGGGGCCTAAGCAGAAGGTGCGCAATTGA
- a CDS encoding bifunctional diguanylate cyclase/phosphodiesterase, with protein MGASLGNRRKQLGESLGRFFRAELMATFHPGMFDNPKVAGLLLGSLTTFASLVLFVYVSTPDESVAPHAGLFVLIASVSLAVGLLSMLFRRFFTRAVRKVVLTFVLVDTAVSVYLTDTTSSALAMSTWILVVLALSYMFLPIVQSLPFAVAGTVLVTTALFVHPGMRGIDLLLIIPAAIIANFGLHWLVTSALKSETDDLTRLGNRIYFKRILNDHVRSAPPGDVTTVVLVDLDHFTLTNEVRQRAYGDTILIDFAARCTRLGGPDSGAVVARTAGDEFAILLPGMTTWQAEAAVEAMRADVHVFSAGIAGHEPGESASGLRTRVTEALSSAKRAGRGTTRIHGGHYATATAVGQAIANGEFSLVFQPIVDLRTRRAVGAEALLRWTHPTRGAISPVEFIPLCEASGAMPRLGDWIVDTAVTIASSWTMPVEPGAPPFYVSVNASGIELGDPHYADRLLALCAAAALPAGALKIELTESDYVVEYDAVHANMAQLQTSGIPIMIDDFGTGSSNLERLSEVRANVLKIDRRFISGIDCAADDAPLVQSILGLARGLGSSVIAEGVETDVQADWLEEHACRFAQGYLFSRPVASADLAAVCAGLSARSAALRPE; from the coding sequence ATGGGCGCGTCACTGGGGAACCGCAGGAAACAGCTGGGTGAATCGCTCGGTCGATTCTTCCGCGCCGAACTGATGGCCACGTTCCACCCGGGGATGTTCGACAACCCGAAGGTGGCCGGGCTGCTGCTCGGCAGCCTGACGACGTTCGCATCCCTCGTGCTCTTCGTCTACGTAAGCACACCGGACGAGAGCGTGGCCCCACACGCGGGCCTGTTCGTCCTCATCGCGAGCGTTTCGCTGGCGGTCGGGCTGCTCTCGATGCTGTTCCGCCGGTTCTTCACCCGGGCCGTGCGCAAGGTCGTGCTCACGTTCGTGCTGGTCGACACCGCCGTCAGCGTCTACCTGACCGACACCACCTCTTCGGCCCTCGCGATGAGCACCTGGATTCTCGTGGTGCTGGCTCTCTCCTATATGTTCCTGCCGATCGTGCAATCGCTGCCGTTCGCCGTGGCCGGTACGGTACTGGTCACGACTGCCCTGTTCGTGCATCCGGGTATGCGCGGCATCGACCTGCTCCTGATCATCCCCGCGGCGATCATCGCGAATTTCGGGCTGCACTGGCTCGTGACGAGCGCTCTGAAGTCGGAGACCGACGACCTGACCCGGCTCGGCAACCGGATCTACTTCAAACGCATCCTCAACGATCACGTTCGAAGCGCCCCGCCCGGCGACGTGACGACGGTCGTGCTCGTGGACCTCGACCACTTCACCCTCACCAACGAGGTGCGGCAGCGGGCCTACGGCGACACGATTCTCATCGACTTCGCCGCCCGGTGCACACGGCTCGGCGGCCCGGACTCGGGCGCGGTCGTCGCCCGCACCGCCGGCGACGAATTCGCGATCCTGCTGCCGGGCATGACCACCTGGCAAGCCGAGGCCGCGGTCGAGGCGATGCGGGCGGATGTCCACGTGTTCTCCGCGGGCATCGCCGGCCACGAGCCGGGCGAGTCGGCCTCCGGGCTCCGCACGCGGGTGACCGAAGCGCTCTCGAGCGCCAAGCGGGCGGGGCGCGGAACCACCCGCATCCATGGGGGCCACTATGCGACGGCGACGGCGGTCGGCCAGGCGATCGCAAACGGCGAGTTCAGCCTCGTGTTCCAGCCGATCGTGGATCTGCGCACCCGGCGGGCCGTGGGCGCCGAGGCGCTGCTGCGCTGGACGCACCCGACCCGGGGCGCCATCTCGCCGGTCGAATTCATCCCGTTGTGCGAGGCGAGCGGTGCGATGCCGCGCCTGGGCGACTGGATCGTCGACACCGCCGTGACGATCGCGTCCTCGTGGACGATGCCGGTCGAGCCGGGTGCACCGCCGTTCTACGTGAGCGTGAACGCCTCGGGCATCGAACTCGGCGACCCGCACTACGCCGACCGGCTGCTCGCACTGTGCGCAGCCGCCGCGCTGCCGGCGGGCGCACTCAAGATCGAGCTCACCGAGAGCGACTACGTCGTGGAGTACGACGCGGTGCACGCGAACATGGCCCAGCTGCAGACGTCGGGCATCCCGATCATGATCGACGACTTCGGCACAGGCTCGTCCAACCTCGAGCGGCTGAGCGAGGTGCGTGCGAACGTGCTGAAGATCGACCGTCGCTTCATCTCGGGGATCGACTGCGCCGCCGACGACGCCCCGCTCGTACAGTCGATCCTCGGGCTCGCCCGCGGGCTCGGCAGCAGCGTCATCGCCGAGGGCGTCGAAACGGATGTCCAGGCCGACTGGCTCGAAGAACACGCGTGCCGCTTCGCGCAGGGGTATTTGTTCTCCCGGCCCGTGGCATCCGCCGACCTTGCCGCCGTGTGCGCGGGGCTGAGCGCGCGCTCGGCGGCGCTGCGCCCGGAATAG
- a CDS encoding CPBP family intramembrane glutamic endopeptidase: MTPATPAAPATPPARRVRWGLDDAAAGAVGAILLVLAADWALSHGYLTDPRLVEVLSYLVVWVPLLGSVLVACYLRGSRSLARDFGLRFHPLDLLWGLTIGLLTRVVASLFEIAGYGQMGTAGATLDAPAHDAWWIVLSLLAPVLIAPFIEELFFRGLMLRAVAAATDARRPVALSLACAVSALVFALLHVVDAGSPTALWVVGAGTFVFGLAAASVTAVTGRLGGAIVAHVVFNGLVMVPALLG; the protein is encoded by the coding sequence ATGACCCCCGCCACACCCGCAGCCCCCGCGACTCCCCCGGCCCGGCGCGTGCGCTGGGGCCTCGATGACGCGGCCGCCGGCGCGGTCGGGGCGATCCTGCTCGTGCTCGCGGCCGACTGGGCGCTCAGCCACGGCTACCTCACCGACCCGCGGCTCGTCGAGGTGCTCAGCTATCTGGTGGTGTGGGTGCCGCTGCTCGGAAGCGTGCTCGTGGCCTGTTACCTGCGCGGCTCCCGCTCGCTCGCCCGTGACTTCGGGCTGCGCTTCCACCCGCTCGACCTGCTCTGGGGGCTCACGATCGGGCTCCTGACCCGGGTGGTGGCGAGCCTGTTCGAGATCGCCGGCTACGGGCAGATGGGCACCGCGGGCGCCACGCTCGACGCCCCGGCGCACGACGCCTGGTGGATCGTGTTGTCGCTCCTAGCCCCGGTGCTGATCGCTCCCTTCATCGAGGAGCTGTTCTTCCGCGGCCTGATGCTGCGCGCGGTCGCCGCGGCAACGGATGCCCGCCGCCCGGTGGCCCTGTCCCTCGCGTGCGCGGTGAGTGCGCTCGTGTTCGCGCTGTTGCACGTGGTGGATGCCGGTTCGCCGACCGCCCTGTGGGTGGTCGGAGCCGGGACATTCGTGTTCGGGCTCGCGGCGGCATCCGTCACCGCGGTCACCGGGCGGCTCGGCGGGGCGATCGTCGCGCACGTGGTGTTCAACGGGCTCGTGATGGTGCCGGCTCTGCTCGGGTAG
- a CDS encoding sugar transferase, with protein MLTGTMSLVGPRAPLEDEVAGFDSLEHRRFLMKPGMTGLGELYEQSTLPWEERLRLDMYYIENWSIVGDMIIFWRTARAARRRTRRGRIRAR; from the coding sequence GTGCTCACCGGCACGATGTCGCTCGTCGGACCGCGCGCGCCGCTCGAGGACGAGGTTGCGGGCTTCGACAGCCTCGAGCACCGCCGATTCCTGATGAAGCCGGGCATGACCGGCCTCGGCGAGCTCTACGAGCAGTCCACCCTGCCCTGGGAAGAACGGCTGCGCCTGGACATGTACTACATCGAGAACTGGTCGATCGTGGGCGACATGATCATCTTCTGGCGCACCGCCCGGGCCGCTCGCCGCCGCACACGTCGCGGCCGAATCCGCGCCCGCTGA